Proteins encoded by one window of Flavobacterium sp. N502540:
- a CDS encoding sulfite exporter TauE/SafE family protein codes for MEYLGYFASIIIGISLGLIGGGGSILTIPILVYLFKVNPEQATSYSLFIVGLTAMFGSYSHYKMGNLKLKSALYFAIPSVISILIIREVIFPQIASTLFSIASYSVSKDFLIMIIFSVLMITAAISMIRKNKPEIKATETNYIQLSLIGFLVGIVTGFLGAGGGFLIIPALLFFANLPMKQAVGTSLLIITINSSIGFSGDLYIGTPIDYTFLLGVSAMALFGMFIGSQLSKKIDGAKLKPIFGWFVLVMGFYIITKEVLF; via the coding sequence ATGGAATATTTGGGATATTTTGCTTCGATAATTATTGGAATTTCACTGGGCCTTATTGGCGGCGGCGGGTCTATATTAACCATCCCGATTTTAGTGTATTTATTCAAAGTAAATCCGGAACAGGCTACTTCTTATTCTTTATTTATTGTGGGATTAACCGCCATGTTTGGAAGTTACAGTCATTACAAAATGGGGAATCTTAAACTTAAATCGGCTTTGTACTTTGCCATTCCCTCTGTCATTTCGATTTTGATTATTAGGGAGGTTATTTTTCCTCAAATTGCTTCTACTCTGTTTTCTATAGCTTCGTATTCGGTTTCCAAAGATTTTCTCATTATGATTATCTTCTCGGTATTGATGATTACGGCAGCGATTTCTATGATCCGAAAAAACAAACCTGAAATAAAAGCCACCGAAACTAATTATATTCAATTAAGCCTAATTGGCTTTTTAGTTGGAATTGTAACCGGATTTTTGGGTGCCGGAGGCGGTTTTCTAATTATTCCTGCACTGCTTTTCTTCGCTAATTTGCCCATGAAACAAGCCGTGGGAACTTCTCTACTAATTATTACGATCAATTCTTCTATAGGATTTAGCGGTGATTTGTATATCGGTACTCCTATTGATTATACTTTTTTATTAGGAGTTTCGGCAATGGCGCTTTTCGGAATGTTTATAGGAAGTCAGCTTTCTAAAAAAATCGACGGGGCAAAACTAAA
- a CDS encoding rhodanese-like domain-containing protein, producing MNLSQEDWVNQLTADENAVILDVRTEDEFNDGYIENAVNIDINKGQGFIYEIEELDKNKNYYVYCRSGARSAKACQIMNELGISNAYNLLGGILDWEGETVNP from the coding sequence ATGAATTTATCACAAGAAGATTGGGTTAATCAGCTGACTGCTGACGAGAATGCAGTTATACTGGACGTAAGAACTGAAGACGAATTTAATGACGGCTACATTGAAAATGCCGTAAACATCGACATTAATAAAGGACAAGGGTTTATTTATGAAATCGAAGAGCTTGATAAAAACAAAAATTATTATGTGTATTGCCGTTCTGGTGCCAGAAGCGCCAAAGCATGTCAGATTATGAATGAGTTAGGGATTAGTAATGCCTACAATTTGCTTGGTGGAATTCTGGATTGGGAAGGTGAAACCGTAAACCCATAA
- a CDS encoding NADP-dependent glyceraldehyde-3-phosphate dehydrogenase — translation MSLIPEEFQIKNLINQDTYLVNGELKPWTGQTTPVFSTISSTEKYTPTLLGSIPFMEEKEAAEVVEAANAAYNKGQGLWPTMKVVDRIKCMENFVKQMKETREEVVKLLMWEIGKNLGDSQKEFDRTVEYIQDTIDSYKELNGRSSHFEKVQGVNAMIRRGPLGVVLCLGPYNYPLNETFSLLIPALIMGNTVIFKPAKHGVLCISPLLEAFRSSFPKGVINIVYGRGREVASPIMKSGKIDVLALIGNSKSAIALQDQHPNKNRLRLILGLEAKNPAIILPDADLDLAIQECITGSLSFNGQRCTALKVLYVHESIAEEFNKRFAEKVDGLAFGNPWEKGVSLTPLPETDKPKYIQSLIDDAIHKGAKVLNEKGGKHSENYIFPAVLYPVNKEMRVYHEEQFGPVVPIISFKDINEPLEDMAESNYGQQVSLFGKDIKTLAPLIDALVNLVCRVNLNSSCQRGPDAFPFTGRKDSAVGTLSIPDALRSFSIRTFVASKDIAYNNEILQELLNSRESNFINTDYIL, via the coding sequence ATGAGTTTAATACCCGAAGAATTTCAAATTAAAAATTTGATCAATCAAGATACTTATCTTGTAAATGGAGAATTAAAACCATGGACGGGACAGACAACCCCGGTTTTTTCGACCATTTCCTCAACCGAAAAATATACGCCAACTTTATTAGGATCGATTCCGTTCATGGAAGAGAAAGAGGCTGCTGAAGTAGTAGAAGCTGCCAATGCTGCTTATAACAAAGGTCAGGGCTTATGGCCAACGATGAAAGTGGTTGACCGCATTAAATGCATGGAGAATTTCGTAAAACAAATGAAGGAAACCCGCGAAGAGGTGGTGAAACTTTTGATGTGGGAAATTGGAAAGAATCTGGGTGATTCGCAAAAAGAGTTTGACAGAACGGTCGAATATATTCAGGATACAATTGACAGTTATAAGGAACTGAACGGACGTAGCTCTCATTTTGAAAAAGTGCAGGGCGTAAATGCCATGATTCGTCGCGGTCCTTTGGGGGTGGTTTTGTGTCTTGGACCTTATAACTATCCTTTGAATGAGACTTTTTCATTATTGATTCCCGCTTTAATTATGGGAAACACTGTGATTTTTAAACCTGCAAAACATGGTGTTTTATGTATTTCGCCTTTGTTGGAAGCGTTCAGAAGCAGTTTTCCGAAAGGAGTCATTAATATTGTTTACGGCCGTGGCCGAGAAGTAGCTTCGCCTATTATGAAGTCGGGAAAAATTGACGTTTTAGCGTTAATCGGAAACAGTAAATCAGCAATAGCATTACAGGATCAGCATCCAAATAAAAACAGACTGCGTTTAATTTTAGGTCTGGAAGCGAAGAATCCGGCTATTATTTTGCCCGACGCCGATTTAGATTTAGCGATTCAGGAATGTATTACCGGAAGTTTATCGTTTAACGGACAACGCTGTACAGCACTAAAAGTTCTGTACGTACACGAATCTATTGCTGAGGAATTTAATAAACGTTTTGCTGAAAAGGTAGACGGTCTCGCATTTGGAAATCCTTGGGAAAAAGGAGTTTCTTTAACACCGCTTCCGGAAACGGACAAACCAAAATACATTCAGAGCTTAATTGATGATGCCATACATAAGGGGGCAAAAGTATTGAACGAAAAAGGAGGGAAGCATAGTGAAAATTATATTTTTCCGGCAGTTCTGTATCCGGTAAATAAAGAAATGCGAGTGTATCACGAAGAGCAGTTTGGACCGGTGGTTCCCATTATTTCTTTCAAAGATATCAATGAACCGCTTGAAGATATGGCTGAATCCAATTACGGACAACAGGTGAGTCTGTTTGGGAAAGATATTAAAACTTTGGCACCGCTTATTGATGCCTTAGTAAATTTAGTATGCAGAGTAAACCTCAACAGTTCTTGTCAGCGTGGCCCTGATGCCTTCCCGTTTACAGGGCGTAAAGATTCTGCTGTAGGAACTTTAAGTATTCCGGATGCCTTGCGTTCTTTTTCTATCCGTACGTTTGTGGCTTCAAAAGATATCGCTTATAACAATGAAATTTTACAGGAATTGCTAAACAGCAGGGAATCGAATTTTATTAATACCGATTATATTTTGTAG
- a CDS encoding Crp/Fnr family transcriptional regulator has product MLKDIFPNFSNDLITAIEDNSSPQNFEAGTILMRTGQYIKNTVLITKGKIKIYREGEDGGEFLMYYLQPGQACAISMICTAKSEKSQIMAKVVEDVSVIMIPLQLMDKWMMEHRTWYEFVIDTYRSRFEEVLEVVDNIAFRSMDERLEFYLKRHSDACGCSEVNLSHQEIATELNTSREVISRLLKKMEQRGLVKLNRNQIELLNTNFTN; this is encoded by the coding sequence ATGTTAAAAGATATATTTCCTAATTTTTCCAACGACCTTATTACGGCAATTGAAGACAACTCAAGTCCGCAGAATTTTGAAGCGGGAACCATTTTAATGCGCACCGGACAATACATTAAAAATACGGTGTTAATTACTAAAGGAAAAATTAAAATCTATCGCGAAGGCGAAGATGGCGGTGAATTTTTAATGTACTACTTACAACCGGGACAAGCCTGTGCTATTTCGATGATCTGCACTGCTAAAAGCGAAAAGAGTCAGATTATGGCAAAAGTTGTCGAAGACGTTTCGGTTATAATGATTCCGCTCCAATTAATGGACAAATGGATGATGGAACACAGGACCTGGTATGAATTTGTAATTGATACCTACCGAAGTCGTTTTGAAGAAGTTTTGGAGGTCGTTGACAATATCGCTTTCCGTTCTATGGACGAGCGTTTGGAATTTTATCTCAAAAGACATTCTGATGCCTGCGGATGCTCTGAAGTAAATCTGTCTCATCAGGAAATTGCAACGGAATTGAATACTTCCAGAGAGGTAATCTCCCGACTCCTTAAAAAAATGGAACAACGCGGCCTAGTCAAACTGAACCGCAATCAAATTGAGCTATTGAACACAAATTTCACGAATTAG